A genomic segment from Polyangium mundeleinium encodes:
- a CDS encoding tetratricopeptide repeat protein, translated as MNPLVPDFILYQDTRGRTEGNFAAAALFIDIPGFTNLTEKLFPHGREGAEILAGTLRFYFDPLIGAVHGLGGIIVGFAGDAFTAVFPHSTGRNVAEHALAAALKMRQFFLNRAVRATRFGTFPFSYKVGLSWGAVEWGIVRTSPERAYCYFRGPAIDKCASIEHHAEKGDILMDLAFQQRIAGRAVTPIAEGVLKLADTSDMPLPPVPRVRPQGEGAHFVPPGIRDMPPQGEFRHVTSVFVSFDQIPSFEDLIKLVDVEASRYGGTFTGVDSGDKGINCLIHFGAPITHENDTERALDFALGLRKNAPKGMQIRAGITHGLRYAGFNGGTERQEFACLGPATNLAARLMMSAPWKELWCDGEVSGRAQGTHHFKPAGDHLFKGFEQPISVYVLDRKRVAVQREFLARGLVGREQELKDLTTHLGPIFARENAGIVYVDGEPGLGKSFLVDTYRRKLEDNKKERPLLWIDARCDQTLRSSLNPFEYALKEYFVQSSATGREEKHVNFDDVLDLLIDRLPDSEASLKRELEKARSVFAAMIGIRWDGSVYERMDPKLRFAGTLAALSLWLRAESLLQPVIFHLEDAHWADGDSLEAVSHVAQAVKDCPVAILCTCRNNDDGSPFRIELDENVPQHAVTLGPLSREKLRELAEGLMGGPVSEVLAMFLSENANGNPFFAQEIMTYWLEANQLAGKKKEKEDTGVSTPSIFLLPNDVNSLLIARLDRLEPKVKRVVQAAATLGREFDLRILSRMMDDDPHLPELVRVGEEQCIWSPMSKGRYRFSNVLLRNAAYEMQSRARLQELHRRAAEAIEVAHEDDLTGQLTALGRHWQRAGQPKRARWYFLAGARKAAERYAHGEAKRLYRAYFKLTTEPTLESVVVRYEFGRDVLELQGRHEEAMQEHVRVLDEAQKLGDRASEALGLLGLGRVNWATGRIESARAFYEQALTTAREAQSLWNEGLALKSLAVLHKEQGRFELARTFFEQALDIARKVGNRRDEGKILGDLASLHHQQGHVNEAVALQEQAQAIARELG; from the coding sequence ATGAACCCGCTCGTCCCCGACTTCATCCTGTACCAGGACACGAGGGGGAGGACCGAAGGCAACTTCGCGGCGGCGGCGCTCTTCATCGACATCCCGGGCTTCACGAACCTGACGGAGAAGCTCTTCCCGCACGGCCGCGAGGGCGCCGAGATCCTCGCCGGCACGCTGCGCTTCTACTTCGACCCGCTCATCGGCGCGGTGCACGGGCTCGGCGGGATCATCGTCGGCTTCGCGGGCGACGCGTTCACGGCCGTCTTCCCGCACTCGACGGGGCGCAACGTCGCCGAGCACGCGCTCGCCGCGGCGCTCAAGATGCGGCAGTTCTTCTTGAACCGCGCCGTCCGCGCGACGCGCTTCGGCACGTTCCCCTTCTCGTACAAGGTCGGCCTCTCGTGGGGCGCCGTCGAGTGGGGCATCGTCCGCACCTCGCCCGAGCGCGCGTACTGCTACTTCCGCGGCCCTGCGATCGACAAGTGCGCCTCGATCGAGCACCACGCCGAGAAGGGCGACATCCTCATGGATCTCGCCTTCCAGCAGCGCATCGCGGGCCGCGCCGTCACGCCCATCGCCGAGGGCGTGCTCAAGCTCGCGGACACCTCCGATATGCCGCTGCCGCCCGTGCCGCGCGTCCGCCCGCAAGGCGAAGGCGCGCACTTCGTCCCGCCGGGCATCCGCGACATGCCGCCGCAGGGCGAGTTCCGCCACGTCACGAGCGTCTTCGTCTCGTTTGATCAGATCCCGAGCTTCGAGGATCTGATCAAGCTCGTCGACGTCGAGGCGAGCCGTTACGGAGGCACGTTCACGGGCGTCGACTCGGGCGACAAGGGCATCAACTGCCTCATCCACTTCGGCGCGCCGATCACGCACGAGAACGACACCGAGCGCGCGCTCGACTTCGCGCTCGGCCTCCGCAAGAACGCGCCGAAGGGGATGCAGATCCGCGCCGGCATCACCCACGGCCTCCGGTACGCCGGCTTCAACGGCGGCACCGAGCGGCAGGAGTTCGCGTGCCTCGGCCCCGCGACGAACCTCGCGGCGCGCCTCATGATGAGCGCGCCGTGGAAGGAGCTCTGGTGCGACGGCGAGGTCTCCGGGCGCGCCCAGGGCACGCACCACTTCAAGCCCGCGGGCGATCACCTCTTCAAGGGCTTCGAGCAGCCGATCAGCGTCTACGTCCTCGATCGCAAGCGCGTCGCCGTGCAGCGCGAGTTCCTCGCCCGCGGCCTCGTGGGGCGCGAGCAGGAGCTCAAGGACCTCACCACGCACCTCGGCCCGATCTTCGCCCGCGAGAACGCGGGCATCGTCTACGTCGACGGCGAGCCTGGCCTCGGCAAGAGCTTCCTCGTCGACACGTACCGCCGCAAGCTCGAGGACAACAAGAAAGAGCGCCCGCTCCTCTGGATCGACGCGCGTTGTGATCAGACGCTCCGGTCGAGCTTGAACCCCTTCGAGTACGCGCTGAAGGAGTACTTCGTTCAGTCGTCGGCGACGGGCCGCGAGGAGAAACACGTCAACTTCGACGACGTCCTCGATCTCTTGATCGACCGCCTCCCGGACAGCGAGGCTTCGCTCAAGCGCGAGCTCGAAAAGGCCCGCAGCGTCTTCGCCGCGATGATCGGCATCCGCTGGGACGGCTCGGTCTACGAGCGCATGGATCCCAAGCTCCGCTTCGCCGGCACGCTCGCCGCGCTCTCGCTCTGGCTCCGCGCCGAGAGCCTCCTCCAGCCCGTGATCTTCCACCTCGAAGACGCGCACTGGGCCGACGGCGACTCGCTCGAAGCGGTCAGCCACGTCGCGCAGGCCGTCAAGGATTGCCCCGTCGCGATCCTCTGCACCTGCCGCAACAACGACGACGGCAGCCCCTTCCGCATCGAGCTCGACGAGAACGTCCCGCAGCACGCCGTCACGCTCGGCCCGCTCTCGCGCGAAAAACTGCGCGAGCTCGCCGAGGGCCTCATGGGCGGCCCCGTCTCCGAGGTGCTCGCCATGTTCCTGAGCGAAAACGCGAACGGCAATCCGTTCTTCGCGCAGGAGATCATGACGTACTGGCTCGAGGCGAATCAGCTCGCGGGCAAGAAGAAGGAGAAGGAAGACACGGGCGTCTCGACGCCGAGCATTTTCCTCCTCCCGAATGACGTCAACAGCCTGCTCATCGCGCGGCTCGATCGCCTCGAACCCAAGGTCAAGCGTGTCGTCCAGGCCGCCGCCACGCTCGGCCGCGAGTTCGATCTGCGCATCCTCTCGCGCATGATGGACGACGACCCGCACCTGCCCGAGCTCGTCCGTGTCGGCGAGGAGCAGTGCATCTGGTCGCCGATGAGCAAGGGCCGCTACCGCTTCAGCAACGTGCTCTTGCGGAACGCGGCCTACGAGATGCAGTCCCGCGCGCGCTTGCAGGAGCTGCACCGCCGCGCGGCCGAGGCCATCGAGGTCGCGCACGAGGACGACCTCACGGGTCAGCTCACCGCGCTCGGGCGCCACTGGCAACGCGCCGGGCAACCCAAGCGCGCCCGCTGGTACTTCCTCGCCGGCGCGCGCAAGGCCGCCGAACGTTACGCCCACGGCGAGGCCAAGCGCCTCTACCGCGCCTACTTCAAGCTCACGACCGAGCCCACGCTGGAGAGCGTCGTCGTGCGCTACGAGTTCGGCCGCGACGTCCTCGAGCTCCAGGGCCGGCACGAGGAGGCCATGCAGGAGCACGTGCGTGTCCTCGACGAGGCGCAGAAGCTCGGCGATCGCGCGTCCGAGGCGCTCGGCCTGCTCGGCCTCGGCCGCGTCAACTGGGCCACGGGGCGCATCGAGAGCGCGCGCGCCTTCTATGAGCAGGCGCTCACGACGGCGCGCGAGGCGCAGAGCTTGTGGAACGAGGGGCTCGCGCTGAAGAGCCTCGCGGTCTTGCACAAGGAGCAAGGCCGGTTCGAGCTCGCGCGCACCTTCTTCGAGCAGGCCCTCGACATCGCGCGCAAGGTCGGAAATCGTCGGGACGAGGGCAAGATCCTGGGAGACCTCGCCAGCTTGCACCACCAGCAGGGCCACGTGAACGAGGCCGTCGCGCTCCAGGAGCAGGCGCAGGCCATCGCCCGCGAGCTCGGCTGA
- a CDS encoding SLC26A/SulP transporter family protein: MSGTLVATFSITLAALIFSGNLTRYLPAGIGMALAGSAIIGAIVALGSSYRAVIAAPQENTAVVLALVASAIGSRITAKGGDPFPTIVAVCSLSALVTGGLFLVLGGLRLGTLVRFIPYPVVGGFLAGTGWLLFTGSISVMVGTEFSLASLPLLLRADAIVNWVPGLTLGLFLTILLRRYHHFLLLPGLLVFAVAMFYGVLYAAGGTVAEALDRGMLLGPFPSGALWPPMAPSEALRIDWAEIGANAGNLLAVTMLATISILLNASGLEIATEREIDLDRELRATGVANLAAGLGFGMVGYLSLSESTLNHKAGAESRIAGILSAGICAAALFFGASVFSYFPKPVLGGLLVFLGAGFLLETLYDSWFRLPRVEYGLVVIILVVIAWIGFLPGIGVGIVVSSVLFAVNYSRIDVIKRAAVGSDVRSNVERSAGDELTLEERCRELYILQLQGYIFFGTSYSLLKHVHHRMLGDDPATTRYVLLDFRHVDGIDSSAVLSFVRMRKLAGSNGVTLVLTDLPSAVRNQLERGGFADGSKRVRFFPDLDHGLEWCENEVLRAAPPSMLPPTKLVDELESVFRTREFVSGFLEYLERVEAPAGYQIYRQGDVSKDLYLIESGELTAWLELDGGKTKRLRTMGPGTVVGESGLYLGTRRSATVVTLRPTVLYRLSLGALERMTREAPHLAASFHQFVACLLAERMVLATGASKTLFN; this comes from the coding sequence ATGTCGGGCACCCTCGTCGCCACGTTCAGCATCACGCTCGCGGCGCTCATTTTCTCCGGCAATCTGACGAGATACCTGCCGGCGGGCATCGGCATGGCCCTCGCGGGATCGGCCATCATCGGCGCGATCGTCGCCCTTGGCAGCTCCTACCGCGCCGTCATCGCCGCGCCGCAGGAGAACACGGCCGTCGTCCTCGCCCTCGTCGCCTCGGCGATCGGCAGCCGCATCACGGCCAAGGGCGGCGATCCTTTCCCCACGATCGTCGCGGTCTGCTCGCTCTCGGCGCTCGTCACGGGGGGCCTCTTCCTCGTCCTCGGCGGCCTTCGCCTCGGCACCCTCGTCCGCTTCATCCCGTATCCTGTCGTCGGCGGGTTTCTCGCGGGCACGGGATGGCTCCTCTTCACGGGATCCATCTCGGTCATGGTGGGCACCGAGTTCTCCCTCGCGTCCTTGCCGCTGCTGCTCCGCGCGGATGCGATCGTCAACTGGGTCCCGGGCCTCACGCTCGGGCTCTTCTTGACGATCCTGCTCCGGCGCTACCACCACTTCCTGCTCTTGCCGGGCCTGCTCGTCTTCGCCGTCGCCATGTTTTACGGCGTCCTGTACGCGGCGGGCGGCACGGTCGCCGAGGCCCTCGATCGCGGCATGCTCCTCGGCCCCTTCCCGAGCGGCGCCCTCTGGCCGCCGATGGCGCCGTCCGAGGCGCTGCGCATCGACTGGGCCGAGATCGGCGCGAATGCGGGCAACCTCCTCGCGGTCACCATGCTCGCGACGATCTCGATCCTCCTCAACGCCTCGGGCCTGGAGATCGCGACCGAGCGCGAGATCGACCTCGATCGGGAGCTCCGCGCGACGGGCGTCGCGAACCTCGCGGCGGGCCTCGGCTTCGGCATGGTCGGGTACCTCTCGCTCAGCGAGTCGACCTTGAACCACAAGGCCGGCGCCGAGAGCCGCATCGCGGGCATCCTCTCCGCGGGCATCTGCGCCGCGGCCCTCTTCTTCGGCGCCTCGGTCTTCTCGTACTTCCCGAAGCCCGTCCTCGGCGGCTTGCTCGTCTTCCTCGGCGCGGGTTTCCTCCTCGAAACCCTCTACGACTCCTGGTTCCGCCTCCCGCGCGTCGAGTACGGCCTCGTCGTCATCATCCTCGTCGTCATCGCCTGGATCGGCTTCCTCCCGGGGATCGGCGTCGGCATCGTCGTCTCCTCCGTCCTCTTCGCGGTCAACTACAGCCGCATCGACGTCATCAAGCGCGCGGCGGTCGGCTCTGACGTCCGCAGCAACGTCGAGCGCAGCGCCGGGGACGAGCTCACGCTGGAGGAGCGCTGCAGGGAGCTCTACATCCTCCAGCTCCAGGGCTACATCTTCTTCGGCACCTCGTACTCGCTGCTCAAGCACGTGCACCACCGCATGCTCGGCGACGATCCCGCCACCACGCGGTACGTCTTGCTCGACTTCCGCCACGTCGACGGCATCGACTCTTCGGCGGTCCTCTCCTTCGTCCGCATGCGCAAGCTCGCAGGATCGAACGGCGTCACGCTCGTCCTCACCGACCTCCCGAGCGCCGTCCGCAACCAGCTCGAGCGGGGCGGGTTTGCGGATGGATCGAAGCGCGTCCGTTTCTTCCCCGACCTCGATCATGGCCTCGAGTGGTGCGAGAACGAGGTCTTGCGCGCTGCGCCGCCGAGCATGCTCCCGCCGACGAAGCTCGTCGACGAGCTCGAAAGTGTCTTCCGCACCCGCGAGTTCGTCTCTGGCTTCCTCGAATACCTCGAACGCGTCGAAGCGCCCGCGGGCTACCAGATCTACCGCCAGGGCGACGTCTCCAAGGACCTTTACCTCATCGAGTCCGGCGAGCTCACGGCCTGGCTCGAGCTCGACGGCGGCAAGACCAAGCGCCTGCGCACGATGGGACCGGGCACCGTCGTCGGCGAGTCGGGCCTCTACCTCGGCACGCGCCGCTCGGCCACGGTCGTCACCCTCCGCCCCACGGTCCTCTATCGCCTCTCGCTCGGCGCACTCGAGCGCATGACGCGCGAAGCGCCGCACCTCGCGGCTTCGTTCCACCAGTTCGTCGCTTGCCTGCTCGCCGAGCGGATGGTCCTCGCGACGGGCGCATCGAAGACCCTCTTCAATTGA
- a CDS encoding vWA domain-containing protein, giving the protein MNILPRLLCTATMAGALLAPRLASADGALRTVLVIDASSSMRGTDPKELRKVAAELFVDLTRSGDELAVVGFDGAARDAMASLVVVRTPDDRAQSKRAVRAVGNDGNWTDFTAGLEGARRLLEAKPRAPGDQDLIVFLTDGRCDPDPQGPLAETTRASGGKARVEQVCQAKVLDDLVPSLGKTRIYAVGLSKSAPRAFLDDLGRRTGGIGVATDRPDELPRLFADIYARLFGSRLSEGASAPSISIPIDEGASSLDLVLVGPPKLGMRLFDPKGAEVSTTGDRPGVYFSDNPAYRLLRLDAPEPGAYRLDVSGGGTGGRYAVLQNLDLHLTFPGLPEVFEIGKSATLKLRLATPGGKAPSKTFLDRHAFSLASVEGVNACDDAALASAAPVPLRPLPDGSFEATITPSKKGALCLLGRMSPGESGVLTREAQSAALRVIPPIHLKAAVATPFGVVKQDGRAVAIISLEGSDVGELIFADIEHEHLENEGNREGMSLSHRDLEIGPATKKEFGINLAVGRDAPPGPREVTLRLVPKKPVGFEDRAVTVRVPVTIVPLTFWERHGRNIQLFLVAFFTFFLVIGLMLPARFRRTAILHYEDRRDPDLPRQAKFPLGAKARAGLYRSARVTIGPMGPMPRGGVVELRAGPGGAVLARPVAGKRATELPREDDFGAGEPREPRLVNGWFRVSPGVKYAIEGTGLVFWWSPR; this is encoded by the coding sequence ATGAACATCCTCCCGAGGCTCCTCTGCACTGCGACGATGGCCGGGGCGCTCCTCGCGCCGCGCCTCGCGTCGGCCGACGGCGCGCTCCGTACGGTCCTCGTCATCGACGCCTCCTCGTCGATGCGCGGCACCGATCCCAAGGAGCTCCGCAAGGTCGCGGCCGAGCTCTTCGTCGACCTCACGCGCAGCGGCGACGAGCTCGCGGTCGTTGGCTTCGACGGCGCCGCGCGCGACGCCATGGCCTCCCTCGTCGTCGTGCGGACCCCCGACGATCGCGCGCAGAGCAAGCGCGCCGTCCGCGCCGTCGGCAACGACGGCAACTGGACCGATTTCACCGCCGGCCTCGAAGGCGCGCGCCGCCTCCTCGAAGCCAAACCTCGCGCCCCCGGCGACCAGGACCTCATCGTCTTCCTCACGGACGGCCGTTGTGATCCCGACCCGCAAGGCCCGCTCGCAGAGACCACGCGCGCGTCCGGCGGCAAGGCCCGCGTCGAACAAGTTTGTCAGGCCAAGGTGCTCGACGACCTCGTCCCTTCCCTCGGGAAAACCCGCATCTACGCCGTCGGGTTGTCCAAGAGCGCCCCCCGCGCCTTCCTCGACGACCTCGGCCGCCGCACGGGGGGCATCGGCGTCGCCACGGACCGCCCCGACGAGCTCCCGCGCCTCTTCGCCGACATCTACGCCCGCCTCTTTGGCAGCCGCCTCTCCGAGGGCGCGTCTGCGCCTTCGATCTCCATCCCGATCGACGAAGGCGCGAGCTCGCTCGACCTCGTCCTCGTCGGCCCCCCGAAGCTTGGCATGCGCCTCTTCGACCCGAAGGGCGCGGAGGTCTCCACCACGGGCGATCGTCCCGGCGTGTATTTCTCGGACAACCCTGCGTACCGCCTCCTGCGCCTCGACGCCCCCGAGCCCGGCGCCTATCGCCTCGACGTCTCCGGCGGCGGCACCGGGGGCCGGTATGCGGTCCTGCAGAACCTCGATTTGCACCTCACGTTCCCGGGATTGCCCGAAGTTTTCGAAATTGGCAAAAGCGCCACCCTGAAACTCCGCCTCGCGACCCCGGGCGGCAAAGCCCCCTCGAAAACCTTCCTCGACCGCCACGCGTTTTCCCTCGCGTCCGTGGAAGGCGTGAATGCCTGCGACGACGCGGCCCTCGCCTCGGCCGCTCCCGTGCCTCTCCGCCCGCTCCCGGACGGCTCGTTCGAGGCCACGATCACGCCCTCGAAAAAAGGCGCCTTGTGCCTCCTCGGCCGCATGAGCCCGGGCGAGTCGGGCGTCCTCACGCGTGAGGCCCAGAGCGCTGCGCTCCGCGTCATTCCCCCGATTCACCTGAAAGCCGCCGTCGCCACCCCGTTTGGCGTGGTCAAACAGGACGGTCGCGCCGTCGCCATCATCTCCCTCGAAGGCAGCGATGTCGGCGAGCTCATCTTCGCCGACATCGAGCACGAGCACCTCGAGAACGAGGGCAACCGCGAGGGTATGTCGCTTTCGCATCGCGACCTCGAGATTGGCCCTGCCACGAAGAAAGAATTCGGCATCAACCTCGCCGTCGGCCGCGACGCGCCGCCGGGCCCGCGTGAGGTCACGCTCCGCCTCGTCCCGAAGAAGCCCGTCGGCTTCGAGGATCGCGCGGTCACCGTCCGCGTCCCGGTGACGATCGTCCCGCTCACCTTCTGGGAGCGCCACGGCCGCAACATCCAGCTCTTTCTCGTCGCCTTCTTCACCTTCTTCCTCGTCATCGGCCTCATGCTCCCGGCGCGGTTCCGGCGCACGGCGATCCTCCATTACGAAGATCGCCGCGACCCCGATCTCCCGCGCCAGGCCAAGTTCCCACTCGGGGCGAAGGCGCGCGCGGGCCTTTATCGATCGGCGCGCGTCACCATCGGCCCGATGGGCCCCATGCCGCGCGGCGGCGTCGTCGAGCTCCGCGCGGGCCCCGGCGGCGCCGTCCTCGCTCGCCCTGTCGCGGGCAAACGCGCGACGGAGCTCCCGCGCGAGGACGATTTCGGCGCGGGCGAGCCCCGCGAGCCGCGGCTCGTGAATGGCTGGTTCCGCGTCTCGCCGGGCGTGAAATACGCGATCGAAGGGACGGGGCTCGTCTTCTGGTGGAGTCCGCGCTGA